A stretch of Equus asinus isolate D_3611 breed Donkey unplaced genomic scaffold, EquAss-T2T_v2 contig_4, whole genome shotgun sequence DNA encodes these proteins:
- the LOC139039730 gene encoding serine/threonine-protein phosphatase 2A regulatory subunit B'' subunit beta-like isoform X5, whose amino-acid sequence MCPPQPVERAPPGPAPTAPGQRRTECAEPSHPNRPAGRSCRPEPSGPSQAQPREQEPERGAWPGPWRPTRADMRLHEPSLCQDPSLRQELASLARGCDFVLPSRFKKRLKAFQQVQVQTKEEPLPPASSQSIPTFYFPRGRPQGTVDVDAVIAKIERTFAQFPHERATMEDMGKVAKFIYPFSY is encoded by the exons atgtgccctcctcagcctgtgGAACGCGCGccgcctgggccggcccccacagcgcCTGGCCAGCGACGCACGGAGTGCGCTGAGCCCAGCCACCCCAACCGTCCTGCCGGGCGCAGCTGCCGCCCCGAGCCCAgcggccccagccaggcccagccccgagAGCAAGAGCCAGAGCGAGGTGCCTGGCCCGGGCCCTGGCGGCCCACGCGAGCCGACATGCGGCTCCACGAGCCGTCGCTGTGCCAggaccccagcctgaggcaggagctggcctcaCTGGCCCGCGGCTGCGACTTCGTGCTGCCCTCCCGCTTCAAGAAGAGGCTCAAGGCCTTCCAGCAGGTCCAG GTCCAGACAAAGGAGGAgcccctgccaccagccagcagccagagcatCCCCACCTTCTACTTCCCCCGAGGCCGTCCGCAGGGGACAGTGGACGTCGATGCCGTCATCGCCAAGATTGAGCGGACCTTCGCCCAGTTTCCGCACGAGAGAGCCACCATGGAGGACATGGGCAAGGTGGCCAAG tttatttatcccttctcctaCTGA
- the LOC139039730 gene encoding serine/threonine-protein phosphatase 2A regulatory subunit B'' subunit beta-like isoform X6 — translation MCPPQPVERAPPGPAPTAPGQRRTECAEPSHPNRPAGRSCRPEPSGPSQAQPREQEPERGAWPGPWRPTRADMRLHEPSLCQDPSLRQELASLARGCDFVLPSRFKKRLKAFQQVQVQTKEEPLPPASSQSIPTFYFPRGRPQGTVDVDAVIAKIERTFAQFPHERATMEDMGKVAKKDS, via the exons atgtgccctcctcagcctgtgGAACGCGCGccgcctgggccggcccccacagcgcCTGGCCAGCGACGCACGGAGTGCGCTGAGCCCAGCCACCCCAACCGTCCTGCCGGGCGCAGCTGCCGCCCCGAGCCCAgcggccccagccaggcccagccccgagAGCAAGAGCCAGAGCGAGGTGCCTGGCCCGGGCCCTGGCGGCCCACGCGAGCCGACATGCGGCTCCACGAGCCGTCGCTGTGCCAggaccccagcctgaggcaggagctggcctcaCTGGCCCGCGGCTGCGACTTCGTGCTGCCCTCCCGCTTCAAGAAGAGGCTCAAGGCCTTCCAGCAGGTCCAG GTCCAGACAAAGGAGGAgcccctgccaccagccagcagccagagcatCCCCACCTTCTACTTCCCCCGAGGCCGTCCGCAGGGGACAGTGGACGTCGATGCCGTCATCGCCAAGATTGAGCGGACCTTCGCCCAGTTTCCGCACGAGAGAGCCACCATGGAGGACATGGGCAAGGTGGCCAAG
- the LOC139039730 gene encoding serine/threonine-protein phosphatase 2A regulatory subunit B'' subunit beta-like isoform X4: MCPPQPVERAPPGPAPTAPGQRRTECAEPSHPNRPAGRSCRPEPSGPSQAQPREQEPERGAWPGPWRPTRADMRLHEPSLCQDPSLRQELASLARGCDFVLPSRFKKRLKAFQQVQVQTKEEPLPPASSQSIPTFYFPRGRPQGTVDVDAVIAKIERTFAQFPHERATMEDMGKVAKSERIHGRLAHLCGPSC; encoded by the exons atgtgccctcctcagcctgtgGAACGCGCGccgcctgggccggcccccacagcgcCTGGCCAGCGACGCACGGAGTGCGCTGAGCCCAGCCACCCCAACCGTCCTGCCGGGCGCAGCTGCCGCCCCGAGCCCAgcggccccagccaggcccagccccgagAGCAAGAGCCAGAGCGAGGTGCCTGGCCCGGGCCCTGGCGGCCCACGCGAGCCGACATGCGGCTCCACGAGCCGTCGCTGTGCCAggaccccagcctgaggcaggagctggcctcaCTGGCCCGCGGCTGCGACTTCGTGCTGCCCTCCCGCTTCAAGAAGAGGCTCAAGGCCTTCCAGCAGGTCCAG GTCCAGACAAAGGAGGAgcccctgccaccagccagcagccagagcatCCCCACCTTCTACTTCCCCCGAGGCCGTCCGCAGGGGACAGTGGACGTCGATGCCGTCATCGCCAAGATTGAGCGGACCTTCGCCCAGTTTCCGCACGAGAGAGCCACCATGGAGGACATGGGCAAGGTGGCCAAG
- the LOC139039730 gene encoding serine/threonine-protein phosphatase 2A regulatory subunit B'' subunit beta-like isoform X1 — MCPPQPVERAPPGPAPTAPGQRRTECAEPSHPNRPAGRSCRPEPSGPSQAQPREQEPERGAWPGPWRPTRADMRLHEPSLCQDPSLRQELASLARGCDFVLPSRFKKRLKAFQQVQVQTKEEPLPPASSQSIPTFYFPRGRPQGTVDVDAVIAKIERTFAQFPHERATMEDMGKVAKSPRPQHALPAASSLSLPSSQQRGDPHLRSQHHHVLVHSLYPRQLFPTKRNYDIY; from the exons atgtgccctcctcagcctgtgGAACGCGCGccgcctgggccggcccccacagcgcCTGGCCAGCGACGCACGGAGTGCGCTGAGCCCAGCCACCCCAACCGTCCTGCCGGGCGCAGCTGCCGCCCCGAGCCCAgcggccccagccaggcccagccccgagAGCAAGAGCCAGAGCGAGGTGCCTGGCCCGGGCCCTGGCGGCCCACGCGAGCCGACATGCGGCTCCACGAGCCGTCGCTGTGCCAggaccccagcctgaggcaggagctggcctcaCTGGCCCGCGGCTGCGACTTCGTGCTGCCCTCCCGCTTCAAGAAGAGGCTCAAGGCCTTCCAGCAGGTCCAG GTCCAGACAAAGGAGGAgcccctgccaccagccagcagccagagcatCCCCACCTTCTACTTCCCCCGAGGCCGTCCGCAGGGGACAGTGGACGTCGATGCCGTCATCGCCAAGATTGAGCGGACCTTCGCCCAGTTTCCGCACGAGAGAGCCACCATGGAGGACATGGGCAAGGTGGCCAAG AGCCCACGGCCTCAGCACGCTCTCCCGGctgcatcctctctctcattgccttcttcACAGCAGCGAGGCGACCCCCATCTGCGATCCCAGCATCATCATGTTTTGGTTCACTCGCTATACCCGAGACAACTTTttcctacaaagagaaattatgacatttactaa